CTTACAGTTTGATATCAAGGATGTAGTTCGTACGACAGGCTTGGAGGGTATGTCAATGGCTATCAAATTAAATCCCCACAGCATCGACTTGTTGTTTCTCGTCTGTGATTGTTTATTAGTTAGCACCGAGCTAGCATGAACCTCTTTAACATCTTGAATATAGCTCAACTGACATGGTAAGGCAGTATGTTACATGTCATATAATGGGTTCTATATAGCAATTTAATCACATAATAGTTTTAATTTCTCACCTTCTGTatgaattgtttacaaacagtttCATGACTCCGCAACGTTGACGCTTTCCACGTTCCGCTGTACGTAAAAAGGCAGACGGATGTACACATTCAAACTCCACCCCCGTTCTGCGTAAATCAACTAAAAGTGTTTACTGCGCATATGCTTCTAGCAAAGCCTTTTCATCCACAAACCATTCAATTTGAACTTTTTCGCATGACTTCTGAATAATTGCAATGTTGAAAGAGAAGGTGTTATCACAATGTTTAACTACGGTGGTGTTCAAACAGAACAACTGGCATTGATCAGAATATTTTGATAACTGGAATTGTGAGTCGTTACTGATTGTCCTGTTTGTGACAatcttgattattattattttaaattatTTTGTTATTGATATTGTTAATGAATAATTTCCAAAGTACGCGTGTGGCAATATCTACATTGTTAAGTCATGCTGATAAAGCAATAGAAATTGAAATCTTCATCACAGAAATCTTTGTTGATCACCCGGAAGTACAGTAAAAACAACCACGGAGGAGGTGAGTAATAACGCAGCTAGAAAAACTAATTTGACAAAAATGACAAAATTTCCTGATACTGTTGACGTTTACATATATTCATGATTATGTCATTGTAAAAACAATTCCTACTAAAAATAGAACCCATCGCCACGGATATTGGCTGCTATTGACCgtaagctagctagcaagctaacatggtgttgatggtggactGTCTTGTCACTGAATGATAAGTGGTAAACAGTAATAACTATGTTATTGGATACTAGCGCTAGTCATACTCTAACTCATCACAATAGTTTTCACATTATTCATTAATTAATTCAAAGCAATCACAACACACCAGCCTTCAAAGCCCTACTAATGTTTGTTAAAAATCACGGACTGGGCCCACCCACCAAAAATAGTAAACCCTTGAGCTAACGTTAGGTGGATTCTATGATGGTGGAACTTGCTTGTATCATCTACCTCCTTGAACATAGTGCGAGAAACGTTCATTTGAAGCTTTACATCTTAGTTTACAATGTATCCGATGACCACAAAAACACATGTATTATTGTATGATAAAACACTTGTAGTTAAAACAGTTGTACTTAGCTAGCATATAGCTACTATACTTCATTTTCTGATTGCACCTTTAACCTCACAGTTGTGTCTGGTGAAGAAGATGGAGATAGACTACCAACCAGAGGACTCGCCTGTCTCCTTATTCGATGAAGACTGTATTGATCACGTGAAGGACATGAGGTTGGAAGCAGAGGCAGTGGTCAGCGATGTGTTATTCGCCGTGTCCGAAATGTATGTGTCCTCAAATTTGGACAGTGCTTTGGCTGTGGCCTACATCAACGTGGAAACAAGAGAGGGCAATCGCTATTGCCTTGAGCTCAATGAAGCTGGACTAAGGGTGAGGGATATCAACAGTATTTAATTTGTGCCATTATTTAATTTGTGCTGTTCAGCTGTTATTCTGTGTAGGCCTGCTGGTATATGATTGACACTCTATTTATATCTTACAGGTGGTTGGCTACGCTTTTGACCAGGTGGATGAGAGCTTGAGCACCCAATACTTTGAGACTATTTATTCACTGCTGGATACCCTCAGCCCAGGCTACAGAGAAGCTTTTGGGAATGCCCTGCTTCAGCGATTGGAGAGGCTGCAGCAAAATGGACAATGAAAGACCAAATGGAGCTAATGATGTGGAAGTGAAACCAGGGTTGTAGGGACATCAATTGTACTATATGAATACAAACATAACAACCTTTCTCATCAGGTTATTGACCAGACATCtagctactactacagtactaatGTACTACTAAAAGGATCTGCGTGGTCAATCTGACGTCTGCAGTGACCATACTGCATTTATTGCGAtacggcctctgcagaagtcagggcatttaTACTTATTGCGCTTAGaggagtagagcagagctgttatgaaggaagtgagtttgtgtatatacaggacctcccgaccccacctaccatcaaccaattatgtcaatgtggagctatacggAGCCCTCCGCATTGGGTTTCATATTCATGTTATTCACAACAATGATTTAGACCTGCTGTGTCAGTCTGTGACCAGGATTATCTTCTGTCATCATTCACATTCAGGTTTCCTGGCTTTTTGTAAAGAACTGTCTGTCAAGTTTGATAATATGTCGCAGTGTTTACCCCCCCCCAGAACCGTAACTCTCACACTTCATTAACCCTGCTTTACTTCTACATAGGTAGATTATACTTCAAGTATGTTACTTACGGGCCACCCAAGTGGGGCAAATGTCTAAAGCACTTCATCactgtgctagaggcgtcactacagacccgggttcgatcccaggctgtgtcgcagccggccaggcgcatgcacgctgattACCATCGCCAGTTGTACGGTGCgaccgggttaagcgagcagtccggcttggcagggttgtgtttcggaggatgcatggctctcgaccttcgcctctcctgagtccttacgggagttgcagcaatgggacaagactgtaactattaattggggagaaaaagtaccaaaaatatatacaaattcaAAATGTATGTTACTTAATGAAGTTGTCCTCTGCCGTTCACTGAAACAAGTATATTTGGCCTTTTATGTACATCAGCGAGTGCATGTCTCATTGAAACagccaaagagagagaaagaagatgtGGGGATTGTTTTCAAAATCCATCAACCACCCCCTCTGATGTTATGACTCATAAACTGCCTTAACGATTGACCATGGTATGCTTTTTGGCAAAATAATGTAAAGTACAAATCATTTACATAACCCATGTCTTAGTTACTGAAGTGTTCATTGTTGTCATGGTAGTTAAACATTTATTATTTGTCACTTTTCATTTCACACTCCTGAGTTTTGAATAACATTGAGAAGGGTCAAATATTATTCAAAACAGTCAAGTGGCCATTATTAGGAGGGTTTCAAGGTCTGCTTTTGTTATTTGGGCAAATCTAATTTATGCATTTCAAACAAGGAAATGCATTTTCATTTACTATTCACATTACTGTTATGAATACTAAATACAGATGTTGGTATTGACCTGATTTGAGAAGAGAAGAGGTCAGATGAGGGAGACATTTTATGAAAAATATGTGAGCTAGAGTTTTGTGTGGTTGAATTGAGGACTTCCTGGTGTCTGTCATATAGTATATTCTCATTTATGTTTCTCTGTTAAGTACCCCAAGCTATCATACTTTTTAGGCAAACAATTAAAGCACCTGAAGACGAGTTGAAGAGGATGTATCATTGATAAACAAACTGCTTTTAGTTCCTCAGTAAAAAAGCACAGAAGATATGAGTGTTTACTACTGTTTCCACAACTGAGAGTCAACAGTATTTTAATTAATTCAGATTttgtgaagatgcttgaggaTGTTGGCTCCAAGTCCTATCAGTTTTACAGTTCTGGTAATTTTCCACAGTTATCGTAATTTGTGTTGAGAATTTAGTTGTGTGTGAAATAAATGATTGTCCATTGTAGTGTAATTTAAATGTACTTAGTATCAAATCAGTTTACCCTGTGAATGTCATTAGAATTTTTACTGTCATTGTTTGATGCTGACATTATTGCAGACCAACAAAAGCtagttaaatacatttaatttcctTGTAATCTGCAATTTTGTTGCACTTATTGCTTTTGAAATGAGTGATGTGTGTGCATCGGTTTTACCAAGGTGAATGAGTAAACCCAGTTATCCCATGTAATAAATTCTTAGGATCTTGAGAATGCTGAGGCATGTGTTATGTTCTTTTATTTGGTTATGAGCTTTGAAAGTTCAACAGCACACAACAGCATTTTATTTTGAGACATTTGCTTGTCCTTAATGTTAATCAGATGTGAAGGTAAATTACCAAAAAGGTAAAACTATAATACTACAAAATGTAAGATTAAATAAAGACTATTATATGTAACTATTTAGACATCATTGCTGTTTGACAGTACAGAAGAAGAAAGAATCCCCTCCCAAAGTACTGAGTTACAACATATTTAGCAGCCAAAAGGAAATACAGTACATGCCTAATAGCTTTTCAGACAACACAGCAGCCAGTAAAAAATAAGCAAATATCTAGAAAGTTGCACCGCACTGCAATGTAAATAAAGTCTAGGGATTGATTGTCCACAGGAACATTAACAGACTCATTCTGATCAATCATTGACACTATTTGGGAGATGACTGAGTAGAATTTAGCAATAATTGAGTCATTCCATCAAATCAGTACCTTTTGGGTAGCGTAATATACTCTATATATCTTTTTTCATCTAATTTTAACAGTCTGTCatgaagagcacatgttcaacttaataaaTCAAGTTTTTCCCCATctcaaaaggttaaataaagtatATGACTATAGTAAGTGCCCATTAAGTGTCAAATAATGTAACGGGGTTgacgatttcatcttaaatcagccataaatctgGTTGTAACGGGGAATGGAAGCCTGCTGTGTGCAGCAGGGaggaaattgtcaaagactccagccacccaagtcatagactgttctctctgctactgttcTCTATGCTACTGTTCTCTATGCTACTGCTCTCTATGCTACGGTTCTCTatgctactgctctctctgctactgcatggtaaGCTGTATCGGAGTACCAAAGACTGAagagctccttaacagcttctacccccccaagccataagactgctgatcagttcatcaaatggctacccagactatttacattgacccccttaTCTTATTATAATCTATTCTTGTTtttttgcactgactctcttgcacaagtacactcactggactctaaccacataCTCACACATACTAATACTGACactccaacaacacacacacatattgacaccacacacacatacattcacctTCCTTCacatacgctactgctactctctgtttattatctatgcatagtcaatttacccctacctacatgtacacattaactcgactaaccagtaccccagcacattgagtCGGTAGCAGTACCCCTGgtgtatagcctcgttattttgatcttattgtgttactatctttcctttagtttatttagcaaCATTTTTTATATTTGTTTCTATTtttactctgcattgttggttaagggctcgtaaagtaagcatttcacattaaggtctactacacctgttatgttGGGCACatgtaatacaatttgatttgatacatttGAATGGAAGCTTCACAAGAAAAGTAATTGTTAAAACATttttagcctgtctatctatgggcaacagggttgatgtgttatgccCGACCTGCTCTGTTTTCCACCAACACTCgaaaaatgtccagaaacagTAGAACCAGCTCTGGTTCTGCGCCCACACAGGCTCGTGCTGtggaggagatcttcgtgggctatactcagccttgtctcagggtagtatgttggtggtctgttgatatccctctagtggtgtgggggctgtgctttggcacagtgggcggggttatatcctgcctggttagccctgtccaggggtatcgtcagacagggccacagtgtcccccgacccacccctgtctcagtctccagtatctatgctgcattagtttatgtcccgggggctagggtcagtctgttatatctggtgtaattgcCCTGTCTTATcttgtgtcctgtgtgaatttaagtatataCGGCAACAAACATTGGCAAATAAATTAATACTGAAtataaagcgttatgtttgggacaaatcgaacaacacatcactgagtaccagttcatatgttcaagcatggtggtggctgcatcatgttatgggtatgcgtgttatcggcaaggactagggattattatttttcttaaataaaaaaatgaatacagctaagcacaggcaGGCAAAATCGTAgaagaaaacctgcttcagtgttctttccaacagacactgagagaggaattcacctttcagcaggacaataatctaaaacacaaggccaaatctacacaagTTGCATCAAGACGGCATTGAATATTCGAGTGGCCTAGTTAGTTTTAACTTGAAAATGGCTttctagcaataatcaacaaccaacCAGAcagagagcttgaagaatttttaaaataaCTAGATGGTAATTTTCCGTGAACAAAAATTTGTGGCTAGCCTACTGCACTTTTATACACTATCCTACTAGAATACCACAGTATATGCAAACTGTATTAATAGAGTACAGAAGACAAGGAGGCGTTGTTGAAGTACAGTATATGTCAACTGTAATAAGTGTACGacaaggtagcattgtttaaaataaattaaaatcttTAATTGTATACTGAGGGGGGAAGGTAGTGATTGGTAGTAGTTATTACTGTTCTGATTTCAGATTTGAATATCAGAGAAGTAGACCAAGGTGCCATGCCGTTTATGTTATCTATGACGCGTTGTTTGGAAAAGTGATGTGACAAAAGTCACAATGTTTACTCATTATCTCATGCTTAGAATGTGCTCCCCCATTGTTTTAATTAGAAAGTTCTGAAAAGTTCCATGGTGGGAAGTTAGCTAAATGAGTTGATGTGGTTACTAAAACTGCTATACCTTGTTATTGGTAGTAGATATGTTCTTATTTCCAGATTTGAAAAGCAGAGAAGTAGACCAAATTTTTtgggtgtagcagtggtaaggattcattCTATGATTCTGAAAAGAAAGCCCTGCTGTTAGgatagctttatgtaggccctaacagtttgtgggcaccgtttgtcactgttatagtgcaacTAATGTAtcatttagtgttgtgtagtgggttttctggcatgcatctaaaaatgTTTTGGGGAGTTTGCTCCACCAAGAttgacatgctaaaatcgccactgatgttagctaatccttcccctaatcataacccttttagctaaccatTCCCTTAACCTTaatcctttaacctaactcctaaccttaactagTGTTAACGTTATCATTAGCCAACTAGCCACCTTTCacaacaacaaattggaattcctaacatattgtatgaattgcaattaacatattgtatgaaatggatgatggacatccaccaattaatacataccatacgaaatatAAAATGTAGTGTATCGGATTTACGTACAGGATAATCTGAAAGGCGCTGAGATCAGGTTGGTTCCCCAATCAAAATTTACATTTGGTTTATAATTTTACAGCAAGAAATGCTTaattcaaaatgtggaaaaagtcaagaggggtgtgaatactttctgaaagcagtgtacacacacacacacacacatactgctgcTTCTGTGCTTTATTTTTTTACTCTTGTTGTCTATCCTGATGCCAAGTCAGTTTACTCTGCCTTTATGtaaatatctacctcaaatatctTGAACCCCGGCCTATTGatcttgtactccctgtatatagcttcattctggtgtattttattccttgtgttactaTTTAACTCTGCATCGCTGGGAAAGGCTTGTAAGcaggcatttcacagtaaagtctacccCTGTTGTAGTCGGTGCATGTTCAGTGTTTCTTTTGAAGATATTTtttaaaggaatagtttcacaAAATTAaaaacgagagttcagttcaAGTAagatgaatcactaatcacatgaaataatcatcttcagaaatgagctttacaatgatggtgagaACTTGGAGAAATGTTGAGTTTATGTGGGTTAAAATCTTCCCATAAGTCACAGATGGTACACAGAGGGTACACAGAGGGACATGACAAATGCTGAATTGTcactttagcaagtctttattcatattaAAAGTCAGATTTATTGAATTTTCATTATAGTTTATTTTCAAATGGCACTTAATTTATAACAGGCTTTCACAAATCAacattggtgcacaatttctacttaaaatatataAAGGGATGCAAAaggtagccaggtagcctagtggttagagacttgtgccagtaaccaaaaggttgctagtttgaatccctCAGCCAGCAAGGTGAAAAAAACTCAGGAGGAGTTTggatatgcaaaaaaacacatttccaattcacacatgcgTATAATACACACATGTACATGTATGGAATTGTAAAAATATAAGCACCCACAGTTATGAGGTACTCATTTGGTGGAATGACCCACTTATGCAGTTATGAGTAAACAGTCAGCCACAACATTTCAAAATGCCTGTATGGGAAGTTAAGTTTTAAAACGACTGAAAAAGCTACAGTATACATTTAAAACCTACAGAATCAATACTTAGAAATCAGAATTCTTAAATTATAGAATAATTCATGAAATGTGTATGTGGGTTATTCTCAGTTTAAGCAGTTCACATTAGAATCCCTTTTTAAAAATTCCCTTCAGGTGGTACTGCAGACAAATCTCAGCTTACGATCTGGACTGGGAACTTTATGCAGAACAAGTCTTTGCCAGTGTCATCTCTCAGCTCCCATTCAACAACCAGCTTGATCTAGAAATTAAGACAAATTGAGATTTTGTCCAGTATTGGAGACATTGGATCAGTCATGCACACAAAAGCTTCCCTTTTAATCAACATCTTTGAGGCTACCTTTTTATACTTTAAGGTCACATTGAGGAAATGAAAAGAGGAACATCTTGTTTTCAGCATTCTCAAGAGCATTAAAATGGTGTGTTCAATTATTTCAGGCATACTTACAGAGGGGTACTCAGACTTCACAGGAAGCTGAGTCACATAGTGATAGCTCTGTGCCTTTTGAATGGGGCACTCGATCCCAGACTTGCAGCCATCTTCAATGGGgatggggaatgggatgggaacGCCAGCAATCACACCGTGGACAATTGCTTTACTCGTCTGGCTCTCAACCGCTAAACAAAACAGGCACAGGAGGGATTAACAAAAATGGCACATTTACTTTGAATGAACAAACATCTGTTGATGATATACTTACCACTGTCGAATGTCACATTGACAGCATAGGCCTGTCCTTTATGGAGCTCACATGGTTGTTTAGGACAAGGTTGGATGTCAACAATCACCACTTTACCAACATCAGAGCCTGGAGAGAACAGAAGACAGATTCCATTGTCACTCATTCTAGTAATGAAACCAAGCCAAAGATTCACACCTTGTAAAATCTGTAATTTTGGTACACTACCCTTGTAACTAATAGGTTATACATCATCACCTGACAAGATTATCAAACCAGTCAGTAAATTAAATACGTTTTCATCAAAGTGCCAAGACCTCGAATCAAAACTTACCACAATCTGCAAATTTCACAGGTTCTGCGCAGGTGAGAGCAATAAGGGAGAACAGAACAATGATGGAAGCAGCATGAAAATCCATAACTGCAATCTGGCCCTGAAAGATGTTAGAGAAGGATTCTTACCGCTGCCGTTTCAAAAACTTGAATGACTACAAGTTAGGAAAGCACCGAGACCAGAGCCATATATAGCCATACAGACCGTCTCAACCAGCAAATTCAGTGAGCAAAAGTATTCTCAGTTCATTCAATCATATGATTCGTGTGACTAATACTAGATGTCTACTTAACTAGCTAACTCCTCCCAGGAAAAACAGCCCGGATTAGTACATTGTGTAGTCCAGAGGGAGGATTAAGCAGGATTAATGAGTTAACCAATTTACTTTGATAAACAACCAGAAATAACTATTCATTTTCTGGTCTATTAAGAAAGCAACGTTTAGATATGCGTTTTTGGTTGTTGAGTCAATTAGAGCGTGCCCATTATTATGCTAATCTTCCTAAAAAAATTGTTTTATTTCAGAATATTTGGCAAAATTAGTTGGTTTAAATCATTGATCTTGCTTTTTAGTGTTATTGTGACGTCTACAGTAACAAATAAACATTCACTAGCTAACTACCTTTCCATCTTCGTTTGGTGAATATACACTGATATAATATTtagtgaaaatatatatattaggcGAACAAAACTTTTAGATACAGACCTCTCTTCTATGCTTCAGGTGCAGGCTCACAGACACTCCTTACTTCCTTGTCACGAGAAAATGACGTGTATTTACGGTGGTGGAATATTGAATGTTCGCTGACTGACATGGAAAGTAACGAATCAGATGTTTTATATATTGCAAGAGTAGGCGATTCTTATGACGTATTAAGACAGGCGTTTTCCTAACCAATCGTTTTGCGTCTCTTGATCTGACACAGCAGTTTCCATTGGGGGCGGCTTTCGTAGAATGTTATGGAAGATGTTTTTCGTACTACGGCGAGGAGCAATGTTGAGTGCAACAAAGACAATGTCATGGACCCTTGCTAGGTATACAATGGGTATTGGAATATAAAGGAATTGCTTAAGAGGGCATATAAACAACTTAATGATATCGACAAGACCACCGTCTTCATATTGCAAAGAAGAACagcgtagctagctaacgttaactattaGCTTTACATTGGCTTTCACTGTGGGGTCAAGCATAATTTACGTCAGCTAGTTGAATAGAATTTTGATTgctgtttattttttttttgtcATATCTAATCAGACAAATTTGTTGGACTTAGTCAACACTCTATGTATATTGCTGTAACGTTAATTACAATTGGTTCTATTCAGCTGCCATGAATCGCTGAGCCTTTACATGACCCATTCCTTACACCCAAGTAGTAGTAGCCAGTAACGTTACCTGTCAGTGTAAAGTTAGGCCTTATGAATCAATATTGTAGGCATAGAGTTGCATTACTTTGTTATTAACTGGTTAACATGAACTAGTTTATTCGTTTTTATTTGAATGAAGAAATTGTAAGTGTGAACGTGATGTGAATGTCTTGAGGCTCTTTGGTGTTCTGTTTTGACCcggcttttttttttctttcaggGCCTCATTTCCCCTTCTCACCAATGTGGGCCAACCAATATTGCTGAGATGTCCACAAAGTTCTCAACCTCTCTACACAAGTCTCTCACGCTTGAGCAGCAAATCAGCCCAGGAGAAAACGGCAGAGTCCAGTCCAGTTGAAGAGAAAGTATACCTCAGTGCATcatgtgttaaggttagggtaattaTTCACACAAAGtatatattgtactctataaACAGTATAATGTAACTTCTTATTTAAATCCATCCCCATATGTGTGGGCTATTAAGCTCTAGTGTCTTTCTCTGAGCACTCCTTCTTTCATCAACAGTGGTGGATGATCAAGGGATACTTGGATACTCCACATGTCAAGTACTGACCTAATTACCcttttctctgtctgtgtctttagAGGCTAAGAGAGATCATGGATAAGGGACAGTACCTGAGAATACAGGTGGAAGGGGGAGGCTGCTCTGGGTTCCAGTACAAGTTTGTCATTGACAGTACCAGGAACGAGGAGGACAGGTAATTGTCATTGATTAATCTGTCGCTCTGTTGTCATTCAAGAGTCAACTCGTTATTGATGAACTGAATGAATGGCATGCAGCAGTAAGACAATTATTTGTAGTAACACAATCATTGTTATCTGACCATATCTGTTTATCTCTTTGTCCTCGATCCCTTCCAACACCCTTTTTTATCCATTCtaaactctttctccccctctctctctcagggtgttTGAGCAAGGAGGGGTAGGGGTCATTGTGGACCAAGACAGCCTGGAGTTTGTGAAAGGCTCTACACTGGACTATACTCAGGAGCTGATTCGCTCCTCCTTCCAGATGCTGAAAAACCCTCAGGCAGACCACGGCTGCTCATGCGGAACCTCCTTCTCAGTCAAGTTATGAGACTCTGGGTCTGAGACATGCAGCTTtcaacccctccatccctcactaaGTCATAATGTAGGCATTTTATTTGAAATTATATATTCAGAAACCGGGTGTTCACAGGTTAATAAGTTATTCCACAATTCACAGATGATCCTCATAACAACTCTGCAACTAACAACATTTAAAGAATGCTGTAGCCTATTTTTTGGGAAAGTATGCTTGGTTACAAATTTAACAAAGTGGATGAGAATCAGATGTGCTGGATGTATTTACAAATTGATGGATTGGTTTTCAGTGTTCTGTTTCACTACGATATTAAAAAAGATGTTATATTggttatatatttatactgaatGAAGATTATGCTTTGGAGTAGTTTGAATGTAAAAGACTGCATCCCATAAAGAATGTAGGTCATGTATCTATGAATAAAACTGTCAAAATGACAGCAAATGTATTTGTCTTGGAATCAAATTAATACAGTTAAATTTAGGTCATGATGTATTTACCAAGTAAATTGGGAGCTTTCTGATTACATCATAATGATGAAAGAGCAGCTACTGTGGGAAATGTGGCCAGTCACAGATCGGTACCAACTATCATAAGGCATTACCATTTCAAAATAGTTTTGGAACATCAAAATGTTAGTGAATGATTAGTGAATTTCTCATTCTTAATAGGTGTGTCCAGTGTAGACGGGCTATCATGTCAACATAGTTTGATTATCAAGCTCATCAAACCCTCAAATTCACATAGCTTAGATCGCTGGGTGTATGCAAATAGGATTGATATAGGTTGTTGATTGAGTTAGTACCCCATGCCTGATAAAGAACTTATGTTGTCAATCTTTTAGTTTTTTATTAAAATTTGATTTAAGAAAGATTTCACAAaaatatacaaaacaatatcTTTACAAATTATATTTACATTGATGTAATGTAAATCAAAATATGCAGTAATCACATTTAATCAATTTAACAGAATTATCATAAAATGAGGGAAAACATTTTGCATCTTTCATATTTTCTATTTACTCAGTTACATTCCAGTTGAGCAATATCATATATGGTTACGAGAAACATAAACCTATATCCTTGTAAAAATAGCCACTCCCTTTTAAACGTATATCAATATGTATGCTCTTAATAATGTTACGCCATAGCAGCACACTGAAAAGTGATCAAAAGGAGAAATGCAACAGTGCATTGAAACATTTTCAGCTTTTTTCCTTTGTTTTTTTGAGAAATTTGGTTGGACAGGGAATCGGGGATTGTCTTTTGATAAGCC
The genomic region above belongs to Oncorhynchus nerka isolate Pitt River linkage group LG18, Oner_Uvic_2.0, whole genome shotgun sequence and contains:
- the npc2.1 gene encoding NPC intracellular cholesterol transporter 2 gives rise to the protein MDFHAASIIVLFSLIALTCAEPVKFADCGSDVGKVVIVDIQPCPKQPCELHKGQAYAVNVTFDSAVESQTSKAIVHGVIAGVPIPFPIPIEDGCKSGIECPIQKAQSYHYVTQLPVKSEYPSIKLVVEWELRDDTGKDLFCIKFPVQIVS
- the gskip gene encoding GSK3-beta interaction protein, coding for MEIDYQPEDSPVSLFDEDCIDHVKDMRLEAEAVVSDVLFAVSEMYVSSNLDSALAVAYINVETREGNRYCLELNEAGLRVVGYAFDQVDESLSTQYFETIYSLLDTLSPGYREAFGNALLQRLERLQQNGQ
- the LOC115146222 gene encoding iron-sulfur cluster assembly 2 homolog, mitochondrial isoform X2; translation: MLWKMFFVLRRGAMLSATKTMSWTLARASFPLLTNVGQPILLRCPQSSQPLYTSLSRLSSKSAQEKTAESSPVEEKVYLSASCVKRLREIMDKGQYLRIQVEGGGCSGFQYKFVIDSTRNEEDRVFEQGGVGVIVDQDSLEFVKGSTLDYTQELIRSSFQMLKNPQADHGCSCGTSFSVKL
- the LOC115146222 gene encoding iron-sulfur cluster assembly 2 homolog, mitochondrial isoform X1, with the translated sequence MLWKMFFVLRRGAMLSATKTMSWTLARASFPLLTNVGQPILLRCPQSSQPLYTSLSRLSSKSAQEKTAESSPVEEKVYLSASCVKVRRLREIMDKGQYLRIQVEGGGCSGFQYKFVIDSTRNEEDRVFEQGGVGVIVDQDSLEFVKGSTLDYTQELIRSSFQMLKNPQADHGCSCGTSFSVKL